The Scleropages formosus chromosome 3, fSclFor1.1, whole genome shotgun sequence genome contains the following window.
TAATGAGACAACTTGAACTTTTAATTCATTACATGTGAACCCAGCCTTAAAACGCTGATGTGCCACTCTCTTTTCCTCTCATATTGGTGCTAGTAGACTTCTTTACAAccatatttagttttttcagtCACCAAGCCAAAACATTTCTGCTTCCCTGAAACTACAGCTTAATCAAAGTAAGTCTACCTATCTATTGATTATCTTCCCTGTGGACCGCAGTATCTTTGCTTCATCCAAAACTTTAACTGCTATGTATCCTGTATACCCTGCTTTACCCCCTACCTGACGATCTTATCCCTCATCCACCTTTGCTCTCTGCTCCTACAATCTAGAACTGCTGAGATGGCGATGAATGACATCCTGAAAGCTGATGACATTAAGAAGGCCCTTGAGGCTTTCAAAGGTGAGGATGGCATGTCTACATTTCTGCCTAACATAGGACCAGGTGTAATTCCTCTTACTTAAAGTGAACCTACTTTAATGGATAATAGTCCATCTTTCAGCAGTTGCAAATACTGTGTTAGGTAGCCTCCTCACATTAGACTCTGACTTGTGTAGCACTGCTTCTCACTGGAAGTCCCAGAAAGGGTCCTTGGCCCCATTGTAGTACCTCAGAAGAGTGTACTAATTCTAATGCTGTGATAAAATATCCAAATGTGTGAACTGATAGAATGGTGAACATCTTTGGTTAAAAGTATCAGGTAAGTATCAATAACTAAGTGAGCACATTATTACCATCAGTGCTCTTCATTGCTGTCTGGGTGTCAGATCTGTTGTCATTTATGTTCTCACATAACTTTTGTCTGCCCACCTAAGCTGTGGACACTTTTGACCACAAGAAGTTCTTTGAAATGGTTGGTCTGAAGGCCAAGTCTGCTGATGATGTGAAGAAGGCCTTTGTGGCACTGGACCGTGACAACAGTGGCTTcattgaggaggaggagctgaagtaagtgatgatgatggtggtggaagCGGGACATAGGCAAAGAGCAAAGCATGATAGACCGAGCTGCAGTACCTTCCATCACACCTAAATACGTCAACTGGAAGTTGCTTGGAAACTGTGCGTTTTATGCACCCGATCATCCGAAGGAATCCTGTTTGGTgaagttcatttacatttagctccacagattattattattattatttgagtCGTAGAAAGTTGGATGTACGGAGATACTGTGTCCTGAACTGTCCTTTTCCTCAGATTTGTACTGAAAGGGTTTGCCACGGACGGCAGAGACTTGACCGATAAAGAAACCAAAGCCTTCCTGAAAGCGGCCGACAAGGATGGAGATGGGAAGATTGGCATGGACGGTAAGATTTTCAGCTCACCACTATtcttataaattattatatagcaatattgtgtttattttgaaaatatatttctgtattacCGTACTCCGTTAGATACTAAGTGATAAGGggatttataaatgtttttgtccAGCAAAAGTCCATCTCTTAGTTTACAAAAGTGTTTATTACTCTCTTCATATAGAGAACAGatggtttttttaattcttcccTGCATGGGTGTATTTTGTACTTAGCTATACATCTATCCACTGTATAAAGTGGTTAGGTCACTGCATGAAATCATCTCATTAGGCAAATTACCCTTGTGAACAGATCAAATTAATATTGTTTcttaaggaagaaaaaaaaacagttccttgatgcttatttatttctgacatatatgtattatatactgtatttattatatatatatttttttcttttcaatttgcTATTCTCTGCATTTGCAGCTTTTCCCAATGGCCATTTTCCAGCCTTTTCAAGGACATTTcgataaattgaattgaaaatgtTATGATGTAGAGAAACAAAaattcacaagatcactgcctatgtctttcattCTACAAAGCACGCAGGCAGTATGCTTCTTAAAGGCACCGTGTGACGCTACTTACGAATGTTCAAAGCTAGAAGACCTTCATTTGTTGATCGGGTTAGGTCTTAAATTTGTGTCGGACATTATTTCTAGGATAATTTAGAGGTTAATACACTGCGTTAAGCC
Protein-coding sequences here:
- the pvalb6 gene encoding parvalbumin 6; the protein is MAMNDILKADDIKKALEAFKAVDTFDHKKFFEMVGLKAKSADDVKKAFVALDRDNSGFIEEEELKFVLKGFATDGRDLTDKETKAFLKAADKDGDGKIGMDEFIALVLE